A window of Pararhodobacter sp. genomic DNA:
CGGCAGCGCGCCGATCCTCGGCGGCATCCAGCGCGGCGGCAAGGCTGGCGATTTCCTCCTTGGACAGAAACCTCTCACGCGGGGTTTCAATGCGGCGGTGGAAGCGCTGGGCAGGGTTGTCCTCGCACCAGCCCCACTCCATCGCCAGCGTAAACATCTTGCGCAAGATTTCCCCGATGCGGTTGGCCCGCACCGGCGTGGACTTCGCCCCCTGCAATTTGCGCGCCCGGTTGTTGGGCTTGTCCTTATGGGGCCGCGCCCGGCCCTCAGCCACTTTGGTCAGCAGCTTGTCGACATCAGTCGGCGTGATCTCCGTTACCAGCTTTCGGCCCCAGACTGGGGCCACCATCTTTGCCAGCGCGGATCGTTGATCGGCGGCATTGCGTTCGGCCAGTTTCGGCAGGTGCTGGGCACAGTAGCGCTCAATGAGGTCGTCGACGCGCGGTGCCTCGCGCATTGTCCCCCGCTCCGCCAGAGGGTCACCTCCGGCGTCAATCTCGCGGCGCAGTTCCTTGGCGCGCTCCCGTGCTGCCGCGACCGACCAGTCCGGCCAGCGGCCGAAAGTCATCCGGCGCTGGCGGCCGGCATGACGGTAGTCGAGCGTGAAGGCGCGGCCACCGCCACGGTAGATGCAGACGGCGAACCCGCGCAGGTCCGTGTCAAAAATCTGATAGTCTCGCCCGGCGGCGGGTTCGACCTCGCGGAGAAGTTTCTCGGTCAACTTTTGGCGCTCGGGCATGGGTTCCGTCCTATCTTGCATCCGACATGAGGCGTGGTTTCGCCTGGACTGCAAGGCAAGCATGGGGACGTGAGTGGCGGGGAGGCAGAGAGTGGCGCAAAGGTCGCGGCCTTTGCGCCACCCCTTGCTTTACAGGCGTTTCAGCGCTGGGCGGAGTGGACGCGGGCGACAGCCAACTCGATACTTGGTCCCGATTTCCCGCGACTCAGTGCCAAAAGAGCTGAAATCAGCGCGCCTGACCGCATCCGGTTTGTAAATTTCCAATAAATTCAGGGGGTGGCGCGGTGGCGTGCCGGGTGCCACCCCCTCTTTGCCCGCCAATGCCGGTCAATCACGTGTAAATCCGGCTGTTCGCAGGTGTTTGCCGTTTTGGCGAAAAAGTCGACCACAGGGCCGCCCCCTGCGCATTATCCGCCGCCTCCCTCTCCGATGCCAAATTCCCAATAAAATATGGGGTGGCGCAAAGGTGGCGTCCTTTGCGCCACCCTCCGCCTTCCCGCCACCCCTGCCCCTCTGCGCTCACTGGTCTCTGCAAACGCCCCCCCGACATCAACCGTCACGGGGCCAGGACAGGGAGACCCACATGCCGCATCTCGGATCGATGCCAGACCCGCAAGAAAAACCCCGCACGCTTCTGGTCGGCTGGATCAGCCGCATAGACCTTGCGCTGGAATTCGGCCTGTCGGTCGACACTCTGCGCCGCTGGGAGGCTCAGCGGACGGGGCCGCCCTGCATCCGCGCCGGGCGCAAAGTCTATTATCGCCGCACTGCGGTCGAGCAATGGCTGGAAGAACAGGAACTGAACGCGCCGCGGCGCCGTCGTGCGGGAGGCCGCCGTTGATGCACGCCCTGCCCCATCAAGCCGTCTGGCCCGCCGATCGTCTGGCCGAGGCCCGCGCGGTCATCGCCGACGCCGCCAATCATTCCGATCACCTAATCCGGCTCGCCTGCCATGTCCTCATCACGCATTGCGAAACAGCCGCCGAGCGCAAACATGCTCGCGTGCTCCTGGTGGTGATCGAGGCACGGCGGCCGCTGCGCCAGGCCCAGCGCCAGGATGACGATGGGAGTGCCAAGCCATGAACCGGCGTGGCACTCCTGAAGCCGACCTGCAGCGCGCCGTGGTGCAGGCCCTGCGCCTCGCCCTGCCCCGCACGGCAAACATTCATCACTGCGCCAACGAGGTGACCGAGCCTGGTCCCCGTGGCGCAAGACGCCAGGCGATCCTCGTTGGTATGGGCGTTCATGCGGGTTTTGCCGATCTGATGGTCCTCTGCGACGGGCGCATCCTGTTTCTCGAGCTGAAGGCCCCGAAAGGTCGCCTGCGCCCAACGCAGGAGGCGTTTCGTGATGCCGTACTGGCGCAAGGTTTTGGTTGGGCGCTGGTACGCAGCCTCGACGAGGCGCTGGGCGCTCTGGCCGATCACGGTTTTACAACGCGCATTGTGCCGCCCACGCGGAGGTCCTTGTCGTGAGCCATGACGCCACCAACTGGGCCATCAAGCAGCGCGGATTGAAACCGACCACCAAGATCGTGCTCTGGCATCTCTGCGACCGGTTCAATCCGGATTACGGCTGCTTCCCGTCACAGGTGCGGCTGGCCCATGATTGCGAGATCAGCCGCTCGACGCTGAACGACCATATCGGCCAATTGGAAGCCAGAGGCCTGCTGCGCCGCGTGCCGCGCATCGACCCGGTGACCAAACGACAGCTGCCCACCCGCTACATTCTGGGCTTTGAGCCCGGCTTCACACCGGCTGATGCGGTTCCGTGTCCGGAAGTCGGACACGGGGGTTCGGCACGCGGCCTTGAAGCAGAAACGGCCCCTGAAATCGACCTTATACCCACCCTTTCGGTCGACCCGTGTCCGGAAATCACACACGGGATCGACGCGATAGCCGTGTCCGGATTTTGCCCCGAGCCGTGTCCGGAAAAAGGCCAAAGCCGTGTCCGAAATCCGGACACTAACCTTGTAAGAGAACCTTTAAGGAAACCAGTAAAGGAGGAGGAGGACGCGCAAGCGCGCGAGATCGATTTTGATCGGTTTTTTGCAGAACTGCTCAGCGCGCTGGGCTTCGCCGCAAATGCCAGCTTGCCCGCCTGGTGGCAGGGCTGGCCAGCACGGATGCATGTCCAGCGCTGGATGGATGAGCTCGGGTTGTCTGAGGATCGGATCCTCGAGGTTGCGACCGAGAGCCGGGCCGAACATCCCAATCCACCCGATGGCCCCAAGGCGCTGGATCGTTTCATGGAGCGCGCCGCCCAGCGCGATGCGCAGTTGATTGCTGCCGATGCCTGCAAGGCTAAAGCCAAGCGGCAGCGCAAACGCGATGCTGGCCCGCCGCCGAGCGAAGATGAGTTGGCAGCCTTCTACGCCGCCAAGGTGAACTCCGACGAGTACCTGCCCCAGAACATGATCAGCGCCGCCATGTGCGGTTTGATGCTGGCGAGAGGTTTGGTCACGCCAGAACGCCTTCGCATGCGAGGTGTGCGATGACCTTTCAAAGACCGATCAACAAGCGCGGCGGGCGCACAAAACGTACTCTGGGCGTGCAGGCGGCACTGGAATGGGCGTTCCGGATCGAGAAAGCCCAACTGGAACTGCCGCCTCGCAAGGACGTGCCGGAAGAAGGGTTTGGCTTTGGCTTTGGCTTCGGCTTGGAATATGTCCTGCTGCAGCGCGCAGCGCTGGGCTGCAAGATCGACGGCGGCCAGCACAAGTTGGGCAGTTATACTCATCCAGATGCGGAGGTGATCGCCGCCACGGTTGCGGGGATGCCCGACAGTCTCGGCGGCATCCGCATGGCAATCCGCGTAGCAGAATTGGCGCGCGCGGGGATAACGCCCAACTGGATGCCCGGCGTCGTGCCGCGCTGTGTGCCGGTCGAGACCAAGCGCAACCAGCACGGAGAGCGGGCGACCACGGTGGTGGTTGGCACGGAACGCGTGCTGTCGCGCGGCAAATGGCGCACGGTGGAGGTGTTGGCGTGTCCGGTGACTTTCCGGCCGCATCCGGAACAGATCGCATCCGCCCGGCGCGGCTATGACGACTGGTGGCAGGCGCTGGATTGGGTCCGGGATGGGCTGGTGGAGGGTGGGATGCTGCGGGAAGTCGAGGTGACGACGGGGATGCCAAAGATGCGACCGTGGCTGGCGCGATAGCACACTGCGGTATAGGCACAAGCCAACCACTGCAATTTTCGCCTTCCCCTTGCGGGTTTGATGGGCAATCTTACCTACAATCAGCCGGGGACGCGCCATATGACCGAAGAGCAAAAGAAGAAACTTGAACAAAAACTCTGGGACATTGCCAACACCCTGCGCGGTAAAATGAATGCTGATGAATTCCGCGATTACATTCTGGGGTTCATATTCTACAAATACCTGTCCGAGCGCATGCACCTCTATGCCAACGACGTGCTGAAACAGGATGGCATTGATTACCTGTCGGTTAACGAGGCTGCATCGGAGGGCCGTGAAATCCTTGATGCCGTCAAGGAAGCCTCGGTCGATGCACTGGGCTATTTCCTCCGTCCATCTGAGCTGTTCAGTCAGATAGCCAAACGCGGATCAAAGTCGGGCCAGTTCATCTTGGCCGACCTGACCAAGATCCTGAATAACATTCA
This region includes:
- a CDS encoding tyrosine-type recombinase/integrase: MPERQKLTEKLLREVEPAAGRDYQIFDTDLRGFAVCIYRGGGRAFTLDYRHAGRQRRMTFGRWPDWSVAAARERAKELRREIDAGGDPLAERGTMREAPRVDDLIERYCAQHLPKLAERNAADQRSALAKMVAPVWGRKLVTEITPTDVDKLLTKVAEGRARPHKDKPNNRARKLQGAKSTPVRANRIGEILRKMFTLAMEWGWCEDNPAQRFHRRIETPRERFLSKEEIASLAAALDAAEDRRAADIIRVCMLTGARLGEARQARFEQFNLEHLSWSKPPTMTKQRRVHRVPISDETAAIVRQRQLLVPSGTPWLFPGDTPGQPVQEVRRFWAQIQKQTGLLDVHIHDLRHTFASLLVSGGASLEMIGKLLGHSQTQTTLRYAHLMDSPLRAGVDAVASAFRPKPRLVHDAEARGDRHSA
- a CDS encoding helix-turn-helix transcriptional regulator gives rise to the protein MPHLGSMPDPQEKPRTLLVGWISRIDLALEFGLSVDTLRRWEAQRTGPPCIRAGRKVYYRRTAVEQWLEEQELNAPRRRRAGGRR
- a CDS encoding VRR-NUC domain-containing protein, with protein sequence MNRRGTPEADLQRAVVQALRLALPRTANIHHCANEVTEPGPRGARRQAILVGMGVHAGFADLMVLCDGRILFLELKAPKGRLRPTQEAFRDAVLAQGFGWALVRSLDEALGALADHGFTTRIVPPTRRSLS
- a CDS encoding helix-turn-helix domain-containing protein, which encodes MSHDATNWAIKQRGLKPTTKIVLWHLCDRFNPDYGCFPSQVRLAHDCEISRSTLNDHIGQLEARGLLRRVPRIDPVTKRQLPTRYILGFEPGFTPADAVPCPEVGHGGSARGLEAETAPEIDLIPTLSVDPCPEITHGIDAIAVSGFCPEPCPEKGQSRVRNPDTNLVREPLRKPVKEEEDAQAREIDFDRFFAELLSALGFAANASLPAWWQGWPARMHVQRWMDELGLSEDRILEVATESRAEHPNPPDGPKALDRFMERAAQRDAQLIAADACKAKAKRQRKRDAGPPPSEDELAAFYAAKVNSDEYLPQNMISAAMCGLMLARGLVTPERLRMRGVR